The stretch of DNA ACCCAAAGGCCAGAATCAGCGCCGCCGAGGCGAATCCGATAGTTATTGGGTAAATTATAGCGGCGATACCGATGACCCATAGGCCGTTGAATATGTTACTGCCAAGAATGGTCCCAAGACCGACCTCGTCGTGTCCGCGTAGCTTCGATATGATCACCGTCGCCAATTCAGGCGTACCCGTGCCAAGGGCCACAACAGTGGCAGAAACTATGAACTTGTCTACTCCCAGGTTCGTGGCGATACCTTCCGCACTTGTGACAATAAAGTTCCCAGCAGCGATAAGAAAACCGAGGCCGACGATGCCAGATAGGATCGCCAGCCCGCTTCGGTGCTCCCCGAGCACCTCTCCGGCAGCACTGCGTTCCTTCCTGACCTCTATGATTACCTTGAAAAGCCACATAAAAAAGATCAGAAGCATTATCACGCCGTCGATCCTCGACAACTCGCCATCGATGAAAAGAAGGCCTGTAGCCACAGGAGCCAGCAGTGCCATGGTAAAGTCCCGCCTGATGCTTTGCCGAGAGGCCTGGATCCCAGAGATCACAAGTGCAAGTGCAAGGATGAGAGCGACATTGACGACATTGCTGCCAAGGGCGTCCCCGAGCACAATTTCGGGCTTTTCGGCCCGAGCCGAGGTTATTCCGACGAAAAATTCAGGACTCGAAGTAGCAAACGCCGCTACTGTGGCCCCTATAATGCCGGGAGAAACCCTGGCCCACTCAGCGATGCCAACAGCGCCGCGAATAAACAGCTCGCCACCAATACCGGCAAACAAAACTCCCAAAAGCAACAGCAAATAGTCGTTCATCGCTTTTCTGCTTCCCTTAGCCCCAAGCGCTAAAAATATTTAGCGGATAGTGTAACAAACATACAGGCTACCAAAAAATAAAGTTTCCTGGAAAAAACATGCCGCCGTTCTAGTATCCTTTATACGACGGCGCCCAAGGCCATCGTCACGGTCATCACCGCTGCACACCGAAGGAGCCAAATGCGACCTGTCGTACGTGCCGAAACTCCGCTGGAATGGCTGCTATTGCGCCTCGGCCTGGTACCGACGCCGCTGCTCGACGGCTACTGGGGAATGACAATCAGTCGAAGCCTCATCACCGCGGTTGAGCTCGAGCTATTCGAAGCCCTTGGCGATGGGCCCCTTAGCGCAGCCGAGCTTTCGGACCGGCTGGGCACCGACCGGCACGGTACCGAGATCCTGCTGAAAGCGCTCAACGGAGCACGCTATCTGTCCTGCCGGAATGGGC from Actinomycetota bacterium encodes:
- a CDS encoding sodium:calcium antiporter; this translates as MNDYLLLLLGVLFAGIGGELFIRGAVGIAEWARVSPGIIGATVAAFATSSPEFFVGITSARAEKPEIVLGDALGSNVVNVALILALALVISGIQASRQSIRRDFTMALLAPVATGLLFIDGELSRIDGVIMLLIFFMWLFKVIIEVRKERSAAGEVLGEHRSGLAILSGIVGLGFLIAAGNFIVTSAEGIATNLGVDKFIVSATVVALGTGTPELATVIISKLRGHDEVGLGTILGSNIFNGLWVIGIAAIIYPITIGFASAALILAFGLAVVALSYPGRGGFIGRGRGVLLMAVYIAYLVAIIQISPA